A window of Castanea sativa cultivar Marrone di Chiusa Pesio chromosome 8, ASM4071231v1 genomic DNA:
CTGTTATAGGATGTCAGTAAACATTATAGGTTGCTGCAAATATATTACATCTGATTTGGAGACCCTATCTCAAAACCACCTGCACCCAGACATCAATCAGCCCCTCAACTGTTTCCTCACTATATGCACTAAAACTTTCGAACTCTTTGTGGACAGTGACCAGCCTGGCCCCGTGTATTAATGGAAGGCAAGCAAAAAACTCTTGGGTAAAATTTGACTGGGTCAACTTGGGTTGAAGTGGATGTTGCTGCAAATTGAAGTGGCCCCAAGCTCACCCTCAGATGGGAATTTTTTTCCAGAACTTCTGAGGCGAATGCAAGGTTGTACATGTAGTTTGCAGATCAAACCACTGTGGTAGGTATCTAGAGATCTCTGAATTCCATTATGGGTCACGACAATGGTTCATCTGTATCCCTGAAGGTAAAATGGGAAGGCATGGGTGGATTTCTATGCATTGCTACGTAATTCGCCTATAGAGGATGAAGAGAACCAGATGGAAGTGAAGCTGGTACAAGGGGATGCCACTGGGTAGGTGGCCATTGACATATTGCAGTGCATGCAACAGCAATGGAGCCTCTCACTCCCATGAGTGGAATGAGGTGTGATTTGCATGAAAGGGTAATCGTTTTGGATTAGAAATAGGCAATTGTCTACCAATGTAAGTGAAATTCATTCCGTGTATAGTTAGATGTTTGGAAATTATGTTTCTAATACAAGTAAAATTGCACTTTGGAGTACTTTAGTCTTCAAGGCATTCTTGGATGCTTCTTCAGTTCGTATTCAACTTTGAAGGTATAATGCCTTTGGATATATTTTATAGAGAATGCATCCATTCATTAAATCAACCATGCTGTCAAATTGGGGAATGGGAAAGCAACATATTCTTCATTGAGCTATTGTCGAGTTATATTTCTTGGAAGTGATGACGGCAACGACATAAGAACTCTCCCGTGGGGCTTGGTGTGTTTTTGGTCGTGTCTGAATAGGGCCCTCATTGGTGTCATGATTGAAGTCATGCCCCTGAATTTGTGGTGTAGGGCATTTCCACACGGCTGATTCTACATGCAAGAGGACCTGGCCAAGTGGGACACAGATTCTACTTTATGATGATGACATGGCTGAGTACCAGTCCTTTAGTCATGGAGTCAATGTTATACCTTTTTTTAATCATGTAATTAATTGTAATACTTAGCTCTTATTAGTTGAAAAGAGGTTGAATCTTGGTGCGATAACAAGTGCCTTCCATCAAAAGTGAGAAGTTGCATGTTCGAATTTGGGAATCAACCTCACCAAAATAGGAGGGCTGAAAAAATTGGGGGTGAGGTTGCCTACACACCTCTCCCAAACCTCGCAAAAATGAGAGTTTTGTGCACTAGATCCTTTATTAGCTcttgttatttgaaaattagCGCTTGATTAGTTTAAAGTAGTTAGTGCCACTTGTAGTTTGTTAAGGAGTTGTTAGTTGTTTGTTAGATGGTTGCTAACCAATTTGGTTAAGAACCTGGGGGGATGATGTCAGCATAACTGATGGTAAAGTCAGCATAATTAACTCCTTTAGTGTATAAGCAGCCAAGGTTGGCCATGGTGAACTCACTTTTGAGATGCTATGATAATATTCTTCTTGAATCTGATTTGAGAGTGGACTTCTCTCTTCTGGACCCTCCTCCCCctctctcaaactcaattttctctcttttctttgaAGTTTCAAGATTTCGTTTGCATCAATTTCGTGAGGCCACGGTTGGAACTGTTACccaattgaattaaaaatttagtAAATAGTCAGCCATATTAATGcatttgcaatcattttggtaGATTCCATTGAAGAAAGAAATGAATTCATCCTCTTTTTGGAAAATGTAGGATATTACCACTTAAAGAtttataaaaaaggaaaaagaaaaagggagcaGTGGTGCAATAATAGTAGCCTGCATGATGGGCACATCTTTTTGTGTTTATTCGACGTTCTTCAACTGTTGGAAGTGAAAAACTAGAGAAAAGAGGGGGGAAATGGAAGCATTAGCAAACAAAAACTGAGTACACTGGCAAGATACAATGTATATAAGATTGTGGATTAAATGTTTTCCATTGATCAATAAAGAGAAGTCTGTACTAGAATTTGAGAGTGGGAAAGAGTTCAACTTGGAATTAATTTTGACCAAAAGAATTGCACAGTTGATGGTATGAATGAGATAGATCTAGACTTGTTTTGCTGAaaagaattgataaaaataaacttgTAGTTGGATAACTCTTGGTGGAACCTGTTAATGAGGTAGGCTGAATAATGCTGGGAATCTTATTTATTGAAGTCTGGTTAAGCATAATATGTTCAAACACTTTTTTGGTTCTACAAAAGAGACAGACCAGAATACTGAGGATGAGTAGAATTGATCTCTCCCAGAAGCATTGCCAAGTAAATTTGTTCCTTCAATCCTTAAATAAGCTTGTACTTATGATGGACTCTATCTGCTTTAGGTAAGATTTTGACTCTTGAGAACTTATGGTATAAGGGTGTTGCAGATATagattggtgctatatgtgtaaaAAAAGTGTGGGGAATCAGtgaatcatcttcttcttcattgtttaATTGCTTATGAGTTATGGTCTATGATCTGGACTCTTTTTGGTCTCCTTTGGGTTATGCCACATAGTGTTACTGATTTATTTTCGAGTTGGCAAGGTTCTTTTGGTGGGCATCGGAGCATTGATTTATGGAGGACTGTACCTCATTGTGTCCTATGGTGTATTAGGCGAGAACGGAACTCAAGATGTTTTGAAGGGAAGGAACGGTCTATTTGGGATCTTAAATCTCTCCTTTTTTACACCTTGTTGGAGTGGAGTTTGTTCTTTAATCTTTTTCCTTGTTCTAATTTTTTGAAATGCTTGATCTTTGTAATTTAAGTGTTTGATGtactattttttatgtacacCCCTGGTGTACTTGGTTTCTTTTTAATACAATTccgttatttatcaaaaaaagaaaaaaaaaaggactctATTGGTATTCTCTTTGAAAATCTTTAATTCAgatacttatttatttttgttttcttgttttttctaaACCAATAAATGTTTAGTTTCTGTTCACTTCTTAGCGCACGATGGTTAATGACAATTCATTTCAGGATCCACACTGACTaattgtcaataatttcatgaGACCTAAGAAGTGGCATATGATTGTAGTATTTTGAAGAATGACACCGTTATTGTTGGACTTGTGTTGGTTTCCAAGTCCCTGAATCCAATTGGATACTAAAATTGGTTTgctttattttgataaatggtGGATGACTATTCATCTCCTCTCCTtccctttcttttgttttttcagttttgatGCATATTATTGTGTGGCATCAATTCTATGGAGCAttttgccaatgagctctagctcaattggcacctcctCCGCTCATAAGTTCTAGGGGCAGGGTGAGGTGGATTCAAGGCCCATTGGGTGTGAGTGGTAACTtaccaatgaaacaaaaatcTATGGAGCTTTTTTCTTCATTGAACCcccccctttctctctctctttaaagaggttcaaatgtttaaatttctaGTTTAATAATTGAATCAATAAGTCTTATAACTTCTgcatggttttttattttgtctttcaGGCGCTACATTCATTTGTCCTTGTGAACAAACCAACACTTTGCAAAGGATTTTACTTGCAATGCTATGCTTCTGTCAAGAAAAACTTCTGACCCTTGTCACTGTTAGTTTGGACTGGTACAACTCTTTCCATAAATTGCTTTGTTTCTGTAACtgttattatattgtttaaccTTCTCCTCATTCTTTTGGTTTCTATTGCAGACTCTGTACCTGACAGgagtttctttctttcctttttttcttttgggttggtTGTGGTGGCAGTGTTTGAAATGTACCCTTGAAAATCACTTCTAATCTGTGTTCCTGAGAGAAATTCTTAGAATCATGTGACCCTGATATTTTCTTGTTTAAGTGGATACATGGCTAATCATTCTTTAACTGTAGCTGCACCCAACACTTCTCTTGAAATAATTGATCATCCATTAGCCATTGGCCAAGAATTTGCTGATGTAGAAACTTGCCGAAGAACATTAAAAGATATTGCCATAGCACTGCATTTTGATCTTAGAATAGTTAAATCAGATCGCAGTCGGTTTATAGCCAAGTGCAATAAAGAGGGTTGTCCATGGCGTGTTCATGTAGCCAAATGTCCTGGAGTTCCAACCTTTACAATTAGAACCCTACATGGAGAGCATACCTGTGAAGGAGTTCGCAACCATCATCATCAGCAAGCATCAGTAGGTTGGGTTGCTAGATCTGTGGAAGCACGCATTCGGGATAATCCACAATACAAACCAAAAGAGATCCTGCAAGATATTCGTGATCAGCATGGAGTTGCTGTTTCCTACATGCAAGCTTGGCGTGGGAAGGAGCGTAGCATGGCTGCACTTCATGGAACTTTTGAAGAAGGGTATCGTCTTCTTCCTTCATATTGCGAgcaaataaggaaaacaaacCCGGGAAGCATTGCAACAGTTGTTGCCACCGGACAAGAAAATTGCTTCCAGCGCCTCTTCATATCTTATCGTGCGTCAATATATGGGTTTATAAACGCTTGTAGACCACTATTAGAACTTGAAAGAGCACATCTTAAAGGGAAATACTTGGGTACAGTACTTTGTGCAGCTTCTGTTGATGCTGATGATGCATTGTTTCCATTGGCTATTGCTATTGTTGATGTGGAAAGTGATGAGAATTGGATGTGGTTCATGTCAGAATTGCGAAAACTTCTCGGTGTTAATACTGACAACATGCCTAGGCTTACAATACTATCGGAAAGACAAAGAGGCATAGTTGAGGCTGTGGAAACTCATTTTCCAAGTGCTTTTCATGGTTTTTGTCTGCGTTATGTTAGTGAAAATTTCCGtgatacatttaaaaacacaaaattggtGAATATCTTCTGGAATGCTGTCTATGCACTTACAGCAGTTGAATTTGAAAGCAAGATTGCTGAGATGGTAGAAGTTTCGCAGGATGTGATACCATGGTTTCAACAATTCCCTCCCCAACTTTGGGCTGTTGCATATTTTGAGGGAGTGCGATATGGCCATTTTGTGCTGGGGGTCACAGAGTTGTTATATAATTGGGCCCTTGAATGTCATGAACTCCCTATTGTGCAAATGATGGAGCATATTCGCCATCAATTGACATCTTGGTTTAATGATCGCCGGGATATGGGCATGAGGTGGACCTCTATTCTTGTACCATCTGCTGAGAAGCGGATTTTAGAGGCAATTGCAGATGCTCGTTGCTATCAAGTACTTCGTGCAAATGAAGTTGAGTTTGAGATTGTGTCAACTGAGCGGACAAATATAGTGGATATACGAAGTCGTGTTTGCTCATGTCGCCGTTGGCAGCTGTATGGTTTACCCTGCGCACATGCTGCTGCTGCACTTATTTCTTGTGGGCAAAATGCCCATTTATTTGCTGAGCCTTGTTTCACAGTAGCAAGTTTCCGAGAGGCCTATTCGCAGATGATAAATCCTATTCCAGATAAAAGCCAATGGAGAGAACTATGTGAGGGTGCAGAGGGTGGAGGTGCCAAGGTTGATATCACAATACGCCCACCGAAGACTCGCCGACCACCTGGAAGGCCCAAAAAGAAGGTTCTTCGTATAGAGAGCTTTAAGCGGCCAAAGAGAGTTGTTCAATGTGGTCGCTGCCATATGTTAGGACATTCACAAAAGAAATGCACAATGCCAATTTGACCTGAGTTAGtttgtcaaagttttttttttttttgaaattctaaatttaGTCTGAAATGCAATAGAATCAATGGTGTGCTTGTAATCTCGATGTATGTCTGACTATTTTGTTGCAAAAAATAAGGATCAGGTCTTTTTTGGCATTGTTCTATTTGTATGTCTTTTATCTTTGGTGGTGGCATGTTCATGTTTCTATTCTTAAATAGCATAATCAGGTCATTACAATCTTGTTCATATCAGCAGTTAAATTTTTACTCCTTTGATTTTATTCTCAGTGTGATCGCAAATTtgtctttttaaaattatgaagaAACTAAGTATTTCTCAGTTCTCTTAGCCCACTTACAAAATTCATTTGATCATTTGTGCGTTCTTTATTGCATAGAGATCTCCTGGTTACTCATTAATGCTGTTCTAAATCTTTTTGGAAATCTCAACAGGGAATATCAGTTTCTGTAAAAAGTTTTATTAGGGATGTCCCTAGTGAGAAAGGAATAGTAACATGAAAAATATCAGGTTTAAATCTATACCATATGTTATAtggtattttactttttttgctAGCTAATCTTTTTACCAACATGTTTTTCATGATATTTGTGCAGGTTGCGTATGAATGCATGTCTTTAAATGAGAGGCCAGCTTGGCCAAAATGATTTAGGACTCGTTCAATTTGGTTGCAACAGCACTGATGTGCTGATACTTAAATGGCACTTTAATCGTTCCTCTCCTAATTACTTTCTGGTCATCGAATAAAAGGTTTGTCTATTGCACGTAATAATTATTCTGTCCAAAGTTCCTTTAAATTATTACGCATCTCTTATAATAAACACATATAAAGATTTTTTGCTGGTTTTACCTTCAAACTTAGGTAGTCTCTCTATGCAAGCAGGGTAATAATTAATGATTTATCAATTCATCTATATAAATTGTATGATTGGATTTTTAAGGAGCTAGCCAAATTACTAGTAGAGAAACTTTTGAATTTCGATTCACATATATTTATGCTCATGTTGTattttttgttagaaatattaGAACTTAGAAGAATGAGAATTAGTACAGTGAAGATCAGTTTAAATGTCCAATACTGGATCTTAGCAATGTTCTGAGCATTGGTGGTATTATGTGGTTGATTATTCTAAATCTGGCTATTAGTTTTAGGGCTGATAAAGCAACCTGGCCACCCTACTGGACCCAATCCATCTGCTGCCCAGTCCAACTGCTCTGGCAGGTCAGTTGGGGGGTTTTCTCCTCCAAAACCTGAGCCACTTGACCCAACCGTAATAACCACCAAATCCGGGGACAAGCTAGCAGAGATCCACTAAATCCGACGAGATCTTTGCTGAATCTGGTGAGATTTCCGCCAGTAGGGGTGTGTTTAGCCAACCCACCAATTGGCCAAGACCGACCCATCACAACCTAACTTGATGGGCTGGGTCAGTTTTTAGGGGTTGATGGGTTGGGTcaaattgccttttttttttttggctgcaGATTGGGTTTCGTTCAGGTAATTAGATTCACAAATCTGCTTAACAGGATCCAACCTACCTaagtttaatatatattttaaatatatattatatgtttttttagttACGCTTTTGCCCCTCTtcctaatttaataaaatagtgGAAGTGGATGATTAATTGGAATGTTGGATAGCTTGGATATTTTGGTTCTTAGTAATTCATAGAAcaagtttatgtttattttggaTAGCTTGGATATTTTGGATCCATGTAACTCGTAGaacttgtttatgtttattttgtttctcaattGAGTTGGTTTGGAACTAGTTCAAACATATTTTGTTGGGACCGGCCCCCTTCCGTTAAAAAGCTTCCCGTTATCTCCCGTTTTTACACTGATGAGGAACACGTGGCTAATAAAATATTGGAAGGTCCAAGTCAAACCAACTCAAAatataatctctctctttcccaaacccaaacccttcAGCAGCCTCCCTGCCAAACTCACCACACATGCACCACCACCCTTGGCTATGGACGGCAAGGAGCCATAAGAAAGGTGCCGGAGACACCACCAAAGTATGAGAAGCGCTGATGGTGCTGTCAGTCACCCATACACCGACGTTTATTCTGTAACAAACCGTTGAATCACAATACTAGATCTTTAGCTAAAACATTTGAAACTTTGATATTAGAACTAGATGTTATAAGAAAATCTAGATCTAGAATTGAGGGATTTTCTCATCATTATCTATTGAAGTTGCTAGGATTTTCTCACTTGGAAAAATTGCTTCATGTACGAAGCTCATGAATTAAAAGTACACAAGTTTCGGCGAAAAGTTCTAATTCTAACatcaaagtttttttatttttattttattttataaaaaaaaccctcttTTATCTCACAGATCTTCATCTCATTAGAAAGTTCACTTGGTAATTTTAATTCTTAGTTTCTATTCCAAATTCCACATTTTGCACTGTCTGGTCTTTGAGAAAGTGtaagaaaagattgaaaaattgaaatcttGAAGCTTTTATTCTAAAATGGAAGTTAATTTTTATctgggtagttttttttttttttcatatgtttaCTTAAAACCCAGATGGAGCATCGAATAGGAATAgccatgttttgtaaaattcatctacctaagttttttcttttaaatctcaaattttaaaaactaaagcAAGGAAAATGCTGgaattagattacattttcctCAGTTTCTCGGTATCAATCAGTGGCCACTTTGACAGCTTCGACACCATTCTGATGGATTCTTGCCGTCTGTTGCCAAGGGTGTTGTTGAATGGGTGGTGATTTCCAGGTTTAGCAAGGACTGTGGAGAAGGATTTGGGtttgagaagaagagagaaaaattatcttttgaTGTGGCTTCCTTTTGACCCTTAGATTTTTTATTAGCCACGTGTTTCTCATCAGTGTAAAAACGGGAGATAATGGGAGGCTTTTTAATGGGAGGGGAGCCGGTCCCTATTTTGTTTCTCAACTAAGTTAGGATATAACTATTTAATATCTTACTAAATATCATTTGGTTTGATATTGTGTTGATATGATAATTTGTGTATGGTGGTGCTAATActtagaattttcagattttagggGGTAGCAAATAGTTGTAATATTGTTGctgttctttttattaaaaaaaaaaaaaaactttcaaactcGTGGGTCCAACCTGACCTacgtgggttgggttggacccCTATGATGGGTTGGGATTCTTTTAATCTGTCCCTGGTGGGTTGGATTGAAATATCACTCAACCCGACCAACGCACACTCCCATCCACCTGATCTAGTGCGATCTCCGCCGAATTTGGGGAGATTTTTGCCATTGCTTTGCCTCTCTCCACTGTTACCGGTTTCAACCGAATCCGGCCGACACCCGATAGTAATCCAATTTTTCCAATCCGACTCCCTCAATGGTCAGTGGCGGGTCTGGAATTTCTCCATCCAATCTGATTGGGTGGAGAAGTTCCTTAGGCTGGGCACAAATCCGACCCATGGAGACCCCTATTTAGTTTCATCAACATCACACAATCATGATGATTGTGTAGTTCTAGTAATGGAATTGGAGGAATTGTATGAAAACCCGGTAGcaaattttcaagtttgttTCATTTGTTGCAATTTTGATAGGACTATATACTATTGTTCATTATCTGCGATCTTTTGACCCAGGAAGCttctctgttttgttttttctaataTCTAGTTTGGATGGCCCATGTACTATTTTTGAATACTCCTGATACATAATTTTATCATTTCCTGACAGTTGGATGACCTATGGAAAATGATGTTTACAATTGAGACTGTAGTAGCAGGTGGAAATGTAGTCCTTTTCATTGCATTTTGACTAGTCTCTCATGTATATGTTAGTTTGTTGTCGGTAATATTAGCTGGCATCATTTACATTATTCATTACCATTACTTCGAGTTGATACTTTTGTCAGTTTTGTGATATTGGTTGAACATCACTAGAAGCTTTGTGATACATTTGGTAGTGTTTgggaatttattattttaccattgATTAACAACAATATAAGATAAATTCCCCAACCTCTGAACTTGACATGTTTAAACTGTGGGAGTGACTGCTTGTGATGACAGTACCAAAAACTAGTTACGAACTTAAAGTCACCAAGTTTTGGATTCTATCCCTTGTGGACTATAACAGTTAGATGTTCACTAAtgctccctttttttttgttaaattaaaatattttttgaaaaatgattttccATTTTCAAGTATTTGTTTGCAGGTAAAATTATAgtcaaatttgtaaaatattttttgttgcttgtaaaatcctttataaaaaattgtaaaatgttttacctttgaaaatttggtaaaacatttCCCAAAAATACATAGTGGCTTCCCCTCCCCGTCTGGTAGCAAGGTCTTTGGTCTAGTGACCAAAGACATCGTTCCAATTACCAGTGATAGCGGTTTGATGGCTGGAGACTGGTGTCGGGGTTTAGTGGCCAGTGGCTTTGCTTTGCAACCAATGCCGGCGGTTTGGTGTCCAGAGACTCCGCTCTGGTGACTGGTGCTGGTGGTCCTGTGATCACTAGAAATACTGCTCCAATGGTGATCTTTGGTAGTCCGGTCATCGAAACCACCACTCTAACTGCCGGTTTTAGCGGTCCAGTTGCTGGAGGCACCATTCCAACTATTGGTTCTAGTGGTTTGGTCACCGGACCTTTAGCATTAGTGGTTTCGATACTTAGCCATTGATTTTGGTGATTTGcttgaaaaaatttaattgcatactaaacacttgaaaacattttactcaaaatgttttacatataaaatattttacatttgaaaatattttagttcaaaatgAATGGAGTGTATATTTATAGTCTTAAGAATTTTGTCAAAAGAAATGTAGAACACGCTTGTTGGTGGGGTTCTGTGTATGTTTTCTCCTCAGAGAGTTCAAAGGGTTCTACATTAGTGAAGTTCCAtatcatcaacaaaaacaaaaaacaaaaaagaagaaaaacaaaagaaaaattgtagCACAGGCTTTGGTGTAGGCTTTTTACTCGACGTCGATGGTAGTAGGTACCCTCTCTCCTTGGCGCCTGTATGCAATTTCAAACCCACATCCTCTTGTTGCTAGTAAGAGAGATACCATCCATCTACAATGCCCGGTGGACTGATTTTAAAGCAGAGTTCATCGATCATTAACGTGAAGCTGTATATGAAACTGCCATTGACTACATCTAGGGGTCGTAGAATGAGCAACtgatcaataaataaataaacgagTTTCGTAGATTGAGCATTGAGGAATTGACAGCAAACTAAGAAAGTGAATACAAAcctgaaaatgaaaacaaatccATGGTAGCTGAGATGAGCCAACTAAGGAGAACGTTTAGGAAGCTTCGTGCAAAGGAAAAAAAGCAGTAGGAAGAGAATTGAATTTTTAAGCATGTCCATATTTACACCAAGTGTGTCAATGCGTAGGTAGCATGGATACGGATATGGGAACAGGTTTGAGTATGGGTATGATATAGGGACACGGCaacttttgaaaaagtgaaaaagtagGATACGGCTACAGCGATGATAcgtatatttattaaatattaaatatatatatatatatatttatttatattttctatatattgtttagcatttgtttttcatataattttaaacatatatcaatttaagagtaatagtgGATAATAAAGTgaatatataacaaattaaaacgatgtttagaaattaaaatacaaGATTGAAAGTCtgaaactaaaaagaaataacTATATAGGCAACTCAAGAACTCAAGCaaggaaaatagagagagaggaagCCAAAGAAATATCAAGcattagagagaaagagaaggattGAGCGACAGAGATGAGAGAGAACTTACCGTCGCCTTCGCCCTTGCCTCTATTAGTCTTTGCTTTCACTAATAACCCAGTTGTTGGCCTTTGCTGTTTTTGCCGATAACCctaagagagtgagagagggagagagattgagagagtcaGATTTTGGGACTTAGGGTTAgattatagaatttaatttattcttaaaatgcATCATACTGGGCTTAGGACTTTTAgtctctttaaaaaaagaaaaagaaaaaaattgcacGAGGCGTGTCTCATTTGTGTCCTGATCGTGTCCTTGATGTgtccaattattaaaaaaaaaaacaataataaaaaaatacggAAATGACAAGTGTGCAACCTTGTCCCAAGCGTACGTTGTGTCCGACACAGGCACGGCAAACAAATTGCCATGTCTGTGCTTTTTTAGGTAAATACCCTTAATATTAACCCTATATTATCATTAAGCATGGAAAACTCATACTGGataacttatattaaaaaaaaaaaaatcaaatcccaCATTAGAGTTTTGtgtgttac
This region includes:
- the LOC142607435 gene encoding uncharacterized protein LOC142607435 → MANHSLTVAAPNTSLEIIDHPLAIGQEFADVETCRRTLKDIAIALHFDLRIVKSDRSRFIAKCNKEGCPWRVHVAKCPGVPTFTIRTLHGEHTCEGVRNHHHQQASVGWVARSVEARIRDNPQYKPKEILQDIRDQHGVAVSYMQAWRGKERSMAALHGTFEEGYRLLPSYCEQIRKTNPGSIATVVATGQENCFQRLFISYRASIYGFINACRPLLELERAHLKGKYLGTVLCAASVDADDALFPLAIAIVDVESDENWMWFMSELRKLLGVNTDNMPRLTILSERQRGIVEAVETHFPSAFHGFCLRYVSENFRDTFKNTKLVNIFWNAVYALTAVEFESKIAEMVEVSQDVIPWFQQFPPQLWAVAYFEGVRYGHFVLGVTELLYNWALECHELPIVQMMEHIRHQLTSWFNDRRDMGMRWTSILVPSAEKRILEAIADARCYQVLRANEVEFEIVSTERTNIVDIRSRVCSCRRWQLYGLPCAHAAAALISCGQNAHLFAEPCFTVASFREAYSQMINPIPDKSQWRELCEGAEGGGAKVDITIRPPKTRRPPGRPKKKVLRIESFKRPKRVVQCGRCHMLGHSQKKCTMPI